Below is a window of Malania oleifera isolate guangnan ecotype guangnan chromosome 1, ASM2987363v1, whole genome shotgun sequence DNA.
caagttcattaaataggttctttctaccagtcatgtgattgttggctccagagtcaaggtaccaaacattttggtcctggtgggttgaattgtgtgccatcagaaTTAATGATTCTCCTTCGCCTTTCTCCTATTCtacaaagttagcattttcatttacttcgtgaTTTTTGGGATTACCTTTGCACTCATTATtgtagtgtccatacttgtggcagttgtagcactaaacgtttctcttgtctacgttcggacggttattgtatccccattttcttccttgtcctctgcctgtgggacatagttctgttgattgcgtccttctctagtgggacaTTTTCTGCCTCAACCACCTTCTCTGGAttcaaaatttcccaaacttcttCCATAAGATCGTCGGCTTTGTCCTCTTCCTCGTTGTGACGTCCCActtttgtcgtatctatctgtagtaaGGGACAACTTCATTTGGAAGGCTTGCTCCAATGCTTTATCTTCACTCCTTCTATTaactttttgctcatgggcttggagtgagcctacaagttcttctacagacatggtTTCtatatcttttatttcttccatGATCACAACTAtacaatcaaattttggatccaaagatcacaaaattttctcacaaattttcTCGTTGTTAAGAGTCTCttcatttcttctcaattgatttgatactaccataactcgtgtatagtaatcAGTAacagattcagtagatttcattcttaaggaCTCAAAATCACCTCGTAGtttttgaagacgaatcttcttcactttgtctgcacctttgtgtgttcgatgcgGAAAGTCcctgtaacaacccaaaatttccaaccatttttttttttataataatgttgtCAAGCTACATAACACAACTCTGATACCCTATatataaatatctgacatcatcaCAGCCCGGAGTGGGAGCCGTGATAACCTGTGCACTCCATGTATATTACCTATAAaatggaaaaacataaatatccaaaccatatcccaaaatacacaataccagagtactacagacctacctatatatatatatatatacacacacacatgtacatcatttcccaaaaatcccaaaatgctGAGGGCTCTACTactcagcccaaaactcaccTAGAACTATGTCGACTCAGCCATCTCCTTTATCTCTGAGCCAACCCTGCACGTCTCTCTGGGTAACCTGAAATGTTTTAacgctagggtgagacacctcttagtaaggggaAACATGTTATACCAGTGTGTGGGGTATGAGTTTATATGCAAGACATATCTTTTATTAAAACTATAAATAATAAATCATGTAAAAATATTTGTACTATAACCCATAGCTATGCCATTTAAAATATAGTAATTCAGAGTTAACTATTCAAACATACTTCTATCTGTAATATATAATCTTTATTTTCTATGTATTccgtatatgtatataattctgATTCTTCCCTaaatgactgtatgtcatgatttaaccactcatgacagggttgtgcggcccataggcaggactaaacactggttggcctaccagtgcCAGTCTAACTGTATTTTTGTATATGTATGTAGCACAAAAGGCCTGCTTCACTTGGTCTGGATGCCAGGGAGCCATCTACTCTACCTATGGCACAATCGGAATTCAACgacatactctatttgagacgtatggttgcactaactaTACTATATAGttatgataccgtgctctgtaaactgctctgtcccattagggtctgatactttgtaatactatttctatataatatctatctattttaccatgattctgtatcaactgtattaaccatgattctgtaattctctgtattaaccatgacgctataataactgtatatctgtataatctgtatttctatatgtcatggttatatgctctgtatatcatggttctgtaagactttgtataatcatggatctataaaatactgtataatcatgattctgtaaaatgctatataatcatggttcagtaaaatactgtatattcatATTTCGGTGAAATATTGTATATTCATGGTACTGTTGTAAAACACTGTATattcatggtactataaaacactgtatattcatggtactgtaaaacacTATATattcatggtactgtaaaacacTATATATTCATGGTACAGTAAAACACTGTATATTTATGATACTGTAAAACATTGTATAGccatagctctgtaaataaaattgtataatttgtaTAGCATAATTccgtaaaaactatataatcataattttgtaaatctatataaaattctGCAATATTCTAAtattactcatgtcacacagttaAATAAAAACTCATTCAATATAATCTGTgatactgtataattttcatgctctgatctgttcaaaaatcatactctataactcataatcaaatactatgttttactagtaaaatttctaatttaactggcataacatatttcccttacatgaTTTTTGAAAAGCCTGTTGAATTCTAAATCTACTCCCTTGCGGCGTTTGGGGTTCAAAtccttgaaattatatttttccccaaaTCAATCAACCTCACTCAAAATGACCATTGTACTCACCTTCCCCAGGATCACATATctctttatccataaaattctcaAATACTAATTATTTATCCACATTACCTGAATTCCTGAGTGAACACCCGCTGGGACCCTCAACCCATACCtgaggtgtttggaaacccaaaccctgaaatcataacaccctagtttaatcaactcaaatacCAGTATATTTCCATCTTATACAAAATCTGAGTTCAAGAAAGTTTGATAactataaaaaccctaaaataacttacttatcctaattttgggatgatgcctgAACTGCTCAAACCTAAATTCTACTCTAGctaagttgtagaaaatcttcccgggatcatcgtggtaacttctgatcatcaaatCAGGGAAAAACAGggctgaaatcttagagagaaggcagagaaaccataggtagagagagaaagcaaaataagaaatgaaattttACTGAAAATTTGATTTTGTGATCATATATAAACTgctgccacgtggcttcgtcgacgagacacgtggactcatcgatgaaccaaAGAAAGGAGTTAGTTGACGAAAGtgaagagctcatcgacgaaccaatgggtctgaaataccccctctcggtatctcttcgtcgacgaaacactaaaactcattgacAAACACTACATAggagctcgtcaacgaaaccAGGGCGTtcgtcttcgtcaacgaaccctgttttatctccttttaattttcctttctctttattatttaattattataatttttggatcTCTATGTTCTCAAACTTCTTTGAATGTCTTGgtggaggcgatgatttcgaacgtaACCTcgtcaaggccttggtagattatggacttcgctttgcaatccttctttcaatCGGCTCACGAtatcgttctttgagcatcggaCATAgatgcttcggcttcttttgatggggcttCTCTGTATCCATCTTCAACAATGttcatgacatcctgagcacctaatAGGGCCCTCATTTGAATAGACAAATTGTCATAGTTCTCCTTTGTTAACTTTGGAATAACCACTTGTGCAGTACCGTTAGCCATtagatttaatatatcaaaaaacagAGTGATGGGGATAGATTTTGCCAAATCCGATACCACCAATGTGTTTAGAAGGTCGAAAAACTTTAAGAACcaattttgggttgcaaagaaccagTTTAAAAATCACTGAACTGGCTAAAAAAAATTCTGGATTGGTTTAACTGGGCCGGTCTGACTTAACGTAGATTGACGACGTTAGTGATTATCGTTACACCACGTGGCGGAATATGGGCGTGCCATGTGTCGGCGACTGGACGTTGGTCGATTAGCCGGGTCGGGTCGTGCTCGAGGGTCTGGATCCGGGTTGTTGGTTGTTGGGTCGGGTTTTGGATCAGGTTTCCGAGTCGAATCACATCAGTCGGGCAAAGACGACGCGTGAAGGCACGTGCGAAGCGTGAGGTTGCCGGTTAGCTCTTTCGTCGGCGCGTGAAGCACGTTGTTTCGTCTGTCTGCGCGTGTTGAGACTCTCAGACTCCGTTTGAGATGCGGTTTTCACCGTTGAACTCGTCTCGACGTGAATTTCATAATGCTATACTCAATTTTGGATTTCAAGCAACTTTGAATCtaacaaaaaattttgaatttcctACGTTCACCTCTTTTTGGCGAATTTCAGCGAACCTAGACGCTCTAATACCACTGATAGTTGAAggagactcactcaatcactggttgtgattgaactcaGTGAGAAATTACACTCAATTGCAAACAACTCTTTCAATTTCAATAAAATCTGAAAATTACAGAGGAGAATTCAAAATACAAAATCTCTATACTTTCACTGGTTAATATCTCTCTCTACACCACATAttacatcacacacacacacacacacacacacacacatctatttatagtaattGCTAGACCAATAAGTGGGAATTAACTTCAacggaggtgggctggtaggtggagtaggttgtcTACAACTTAATAATTTCAACATAAATGGTTAGGTTGGTGGAGCTGCTACCGTCAAGTTTTGCTACCACCGTCCCAccgtcaagtttaatcttcaacaattTCAAGAATCACAAAAATGCAACGTCATTTTTTAAATCTCAAGGGTTTgctaatatataatttttttgctTGAACATATGTCTTATTTTCTTTTGCAAAAACTTATCGAAccaaataaatatacatatgcgCATGATTATTGGTTGAAATGTGCCTCTTGAAAGGAAATCCAAGCAAATTCAAAATAGGATATCTGATTGATTGGCATAAAtttattcaattttttaattaaaaaaacaatGGCAATTAGGTTTATACACATGCGTGCATGTTGTATATACAATTCAAAATGTTAAGGATATATTTTGAGGAGGTGCCAAACTTCGTTCTATGAGTTTTAATACTTCTAAAATTTTAAACTAAATGTTTATCAgttgaaattttttatatttcgATCTTATTGGCTACTTATTAGTCATATATTTTTAATGGGTTTTTATTCATTATTACATATTGGTTTCGAAAAGTTCTTGCATTAAATTTTATTCTCTGTTTTTCCATTATAATGCAATCATTAATATAATTATTGGTTggccagatttttttttttttactagatTTAAGAAAGTTTTTGCTCGACTTTGATTgataagaaatattttttttcaaatataacataaaatatattcaATGACAGTACAAGAAATattcatatttaaaatttttaaatatcatatgtGCAGTTCTACCATAATACTTGCAGATATTATTTTTCATGACTCGAACAAAACTCTAATTCTTTTCGACTTGAGGAGGACATTATTCAAAGAAAAAATTTAATAGGCAACTAAGTTTTCAATTAAATAACCATTGCAGCGtggatttattttttatttttggagcatcaaataatcaatatatattaatgtaatttcataagattttaatttggtcacttttgaaaattcaaaattgttTACGAACATCGTTCATGGATTGAAAAGAAGGCATAGGCAATGAAATTTTGGGACAGACTAAAGGGTTTCtcagaaattttttaaaagagcAATTGACTTATCTAAAGAAAAACGAACTTTTAGTGCATGAAGTCCTGTTTGATATACCTAGGAGGCTCGAAGTCATGCCAAACACTACCTAATGTTTGGGTTTGAAATGAATTCATTCCATTTTTGGCATTTGATTTTATCTgtgcctttttcatttttctgTGCCTGATAGGAGCAAGTGATGACCAATTGATAGAAAGATTTGGATTAATGAGTGAGTTTGAGTTCAAATAATTTTATGGAAAGGATGATGAAGCATGCATGGGCAAGCCCTCAACCAACAAACTAAAAGCTTTATTCCAATAAGAAATCTAATGTAAAaagaacatttaaaaaaaaaaaggcagcccggtgcacaaagctcccgcatatgcaAGGTCCCGGAAAGGGGCGGACCACGATGGATCTATATTACGCAGACTTTGCTTGTTCCAAATAATGAAATTATGTATAAAGAAAGTTAAATCAGCTGTATTTTCCCAAGAAAAATGGGCAATGGAGATAAAATGAAAGTGAAACAAATTTTTCTGCCTATTTTTTATGAAGTGTTACCTAATTTTTGGTTCTGTAACATCTGTACCACAGAATCAAAAAACAAAGTACTCTGTACCCAACGATGAAACCCAACATCACAGCTAAATTGCTCCATTTCTGTGACACTTTCAGGCCTTGCTGCCTCAAGAATCCATCCCCATATAATTTGCACTCCACTCCTGCACTCTCTATGCATCTTCTCTTCCCTTGCTCTCCTCCAAATTCATTTATCATAAAACACTCAAATGGGTACTTAAACAGACTCAAGTAATGCATGAAAATCCAATAACTGGGTATGTTGTTTTTCGATATAAAATAACCGGAGAAGAGGAAGAAAGATCCCATGAAGCCTGCAATTACTGATGTCCCCATGATGAAGTTCGGTACGAGAGCACTGAAACTCGCTACGAAAGAATTCGCCATCAGCATGACCATCCATACTATCAGAGAGAAGTACAGAAAACCATCAATGCCTTTCCTTAGTCCTACCAGCCAGTAAACTGGCGTGGTGTAGAGAAGACTGACCAACAAGAGAAAAGGAAGGAAGATCAGTGTGTTTGCTAGAACATAAGAGGATACTCTATAGGCTCCTCTGGAAGTCTCCCTCATTAAAATTCTTCTCTCTTGCAAGAAAATTGGCAGGCCTTCTGTTGTGGAAGACAGTAAAAAGGTGAGGCTGAATGCGAAAAACCCCAGTCGGGTTTGTAAAGCAACCTTTCCTGCATCATTGCCCACATTCAGGAATATAGTCCCGAGTACCAATCCGGCTACTAGTGCCTGTATTATTCTTGCAGCAAACAGTTGCTTGGTTCTAAATATGTTGTTGCAAAATCTCTGTCCTAGAATCTGAACTTCTTCAAATTGGGAATTTGGGTAGAAAAGGAGCTTTTCCTTCATATTAGTGCAGCATTGGATTCTCATTTCATCATCTGTTTTGTTTTCATCAGCATCCTTTTTGCCCTTGTAATGCTGGTGGGTGAGAGTTTCCCATGTTTGGAAGACCAAGCTGCTTGTAACATCAATGGCAAATTCAAGCACATTGACATGCCGAGGAATGCAATGACCGGCAAACCTAAGCCTCTCTTCAAGAAGATTCAATGATCCACAGTGAAGAACAAACCCATTTGAGAGCAAAACAATTTGATCAAACTGCTCAAGGATTCGGAAACCCGGTTGATGGATTGTTAGAACAATAGTTTTACTTTGATTAACAACCATTGTTTTAAGCAATGAGACTATATGGACAGCAGATGCTGAATCCAATCCTGATGTCGGTTCATCAATCAAAATGACATCAGGATCATGAACTAAATCAACTCCAATCGAAACCCTTCTCCTTTCCCCACCCGAAATTCCTCGATTCGATCCCCCACCAATCCTCGAACTCGCCACGTGATCCAACCCAAGCTCCTTCATCAGCACTCTCACCCTTTTGGTGGCCTCTTTTCGCCCACCAGGCAGCCTTAGAAGAGCACTATATGTAAGTGTTTCTTCAACAGTGAGAAGAGGGAATAGAGCATCATCTTGGGTAACATATCCCGAAATCCTCCGAAAACTTTTAGCATCCATAGTTTGATCATTGACAAGAACCTGACCAATGACATTGCTTGGCGGTATCTTTCCTGCGAGAATTTCCAGCAGTGTGCTTTTTCCTGCACCACTAGGACCTGCAATTGCTGTGATCTCCCCAGGCATAGCTCTGCAGCTTATGTCCTTCAAAATGAACTTTGGAGCTCTCTTTTGTGTCTGAATGCAGGACATAAAATTCAATCCATCAATCCAGCTGCTGCACAACTTGTAGGACAGATTTTTGGCTTCTATCTTACAAGGGGTTTTCCGGTGGCCGGGAACCGGCGCCTTTACCGGCAATTCCATTGGGAGAGAGTGAGGAAAGAGTGTGAAGAAACACACTTTGGTATGTggaagatgtgaaaattaaaggGATGAGAAGAAGATAAGCTAACACACCAAACTGGCTCTTTTCTATAATGCTAGATAGGCCACAAAGTCAATTTAAGAATGGCACACATAGGCTTTGGCAGTTTAGTCCTGGGCTTGACTTGGTTTTGGTTTAATTTCTGTACATTATCACTTTGGACAAATGGGGTTTTGGTGAAGTTTGGAAACTAAACTTCAAGAAGACAGGAAGAAAATGAAGAGGGTTGCATGTATGTGAAGCTTTTCAGGTGAGCTGCATATTGACTGAGCAGGGTTGGTGTTGGTTGCCTCACCAGCTTTGCTCCCAGCAATACTGCAGTTTTGAGTTTTTGCTATGCTAAAATGATGACCCAGTGACATGGACTGCCTGATGTCCACGCTAATGTCCATGCTCTTTGACGTCAAATTGGGGCAGGTAAAGtatattcatttatatttttcttttcttttcttttcttttcttaatattttttaagttgcaaatataacccaaagaaattattAGAATTACTTTTGAATTGCTTATTTATGGTATGTATATGAGTTATTCCACGTAACTAGTTATAGATTGTTTATTGGACATACATTTTTCTATGCCCAGTATTTGGTAATAGATTATCTAtaggatgtgtgtgtgtgtgtgtgtgagagagagagagagagagagatcaataAATTAAATTTCTATACCAACCTAATTTTGTGATTGAAAGTATGAAGTTTATATCTTGAATTTGTAATGCAactactattttattttatttaaatataaataataagtGTCATAAGGCAGTTagaatttataattttaattttagaagtATTAATTCTAATTATGAAAACGAAagagaatgaaaatgaaaatgaattggAATTGATGACTAAAGGTATTGTTTGATTTCACATCAATGTTTCTTGTCAATGTGCACATAAGTAATCAATGTTTCCCATGTCCAGGTAGTTAGATTATATTAACTATTAAATGCTTTTGTTATAACCATCCTATTACTAAAAGTAGGAATTTCATAAACGATTAAAATTTTAGAAttgcaaaaaaatgaaaatatgatcacgaattctttttttttttttttaaacatttgaatatcaaggaaaataaaagaaaatgaaagtttgttttaatatgactaaaaattaagaaaaactaaatgttaagtatgtataaaattaaaattttattgataaatttggcatattttttattttctttttcacttttcttgataaccagaCATGAAATGGCGGATTCTTTGACATTTtcattttcctaatattttctaaGCTTCAAATGGAGCCTTaagttttcttgattttcattcataattaattaattttttatttttttataatatttgagagacagaaaaaaataaaaaattacaccACTTATTTCTCTTATTTTCCACTTCTTCCTTTGATCCAAACAGGGCCTTAGTAATTGCACTGTGTTTGCATTAACATGCTCATACACATTATCCACAAATCCCTCAGAACCATTTTTTAAACAGGTATAGGAGCCTTTGAAATGATTGcagaaaaatggaataaagatatattcTAAAGCTCCAAAAGATGGTCAGTATAAGATCAGGGCAGCACCCATATAGCTGGTACAAACTCTTGATTGTCCTTTAAGTTTGATAGCATATTGATTAGAAAGACAGTCTCAGCAGATTCTTCAAATTGTTCCACCATCACTGAGCAGAGTGCAGACCAAGCCCAACTGCCCTTTCCTTGGCTAAAATGGTGACACAAAAGAAGATAGGGATTCAGTACGGATGAATTAATGCTGTGCTTAAGAGCATTGATTTCg
It encodes the following:
- the LOC131146622 gene encoding ABC transporter G family member 10 encodes the protein MELPVKAPVPGHRKTPCKIEAKNLSYKLCSSWIDGLNFMSCIQTQKRAPKFILKDISCRAMPGEITAIAGPSGAGKSTLLEILAGKIPPSNVIGQVLVNDQTMDAKSFRRISGYVTQDDALFPLLTVEETLTYSALLRLPGGRKEATKRVRVLMKELGLDHVASSRIGGGSNRGISGGERRRVSIGVDLVHDPDVILIDEPTSGLDSASAVHIVSLLKTMVVNQSKTIVLTIHQPGFRILEQFDQIVLLSNGFVLHCGSLNLLEERLRFAGHCIPRHVNVLEFAIDVTSSLVFQTWETLTHQHYKGKKDADENKTDDEMRIQCCTNMKEKLLFYPNSQFEEVQILGQRFCNNIFRTKQLFAARIIQALVAGLVLGTIFLNVGNDAGKVALQTRLGFFAFSLTFLLSSTTEGLPIFLQERRILMRETSRGAYRVSSYVLANTLIFLPFLLLVSLLYTTPVYWLVGLRKGIDGFLYFSLIVWMVMLMANSFVASFSALVPNFIMGTSVIAGFMGSFFLFSGYFISKNNIPSYWIFMHYLSLFKYPFECFMINEFGGEQGKRRCIESAGVECKLYGDGFLRQQGLKVSQKWSNLAVMLGFIVGYRVLCFLILWYRCYRTKN